One window of bacterium BMS3Abin08 genomic DNA carries:
- the mtnA gene encoding methylthioribose-1-phosphate isomerase, whose translation MVKAIEWTEDSVRILDQSRLPNEVSYIDCTNHRMIADAIRSLKIRGAPAIGIAAAMGIALSAQESTAGSYNDFMCYLEPLIETMLSTRPTAVNIKWAMNRLKRVLAGNSGETVDRLKELLVREAGLMLDEDIRVNRAIGVFGAEFIRDGDTVLTHCNAGALATGGYGTATAPILMAIEAGKKVHVIADETRPVLQGARLTAWELMQAGVPVTLITDNSAGALMRRGDIDLCIVGTDRTARNGDVANKIGTYSVAVLARENNIPFYVAAPLSSIDFDIRSGDLIPIEERPGEEVTSIGGKRIAPEGVAVINMAFDVTPARYVTAIITEKGAFRPRYIKKLNLPGLDLSGLRLKP comes from the coding sequence ATGGTTAAGGCAATCGAATGGACAGAAGACAGTGTCAGGATACTTGATCAGTCCAGGCTTCCAAATGAGGTAAGCTATATAGACTGCACAAACCACCGGATGATTGCAGATGCAATCAGGTCCCTGAAGATCCGTGGAGCCCCGGCAATAGGCATAGCCGCTGCTATGGGGATAGCCCTCTCAGCACAGGAGTCCACTGCAGGCTCTTACAACGACTTCATGTGCTACCTCGAACCCCTCATTGAAACCATGCTCTCCACAAGGCCTACGGCCGTTAATATTAAATGGGCCATGAACCGCCTGAAAAGGGTCCTTGCCGGAAATTCCGGAGAAACAGTTGACCGTCTCAAGGAACTGCTTGTCAGGGAGGCCGGGCTAATGCTGGATGAGGACATCAGGGTTAACAGGGCCATAGGTGTATTCGGCGCCGAATTTATAAGGGATGGCGATACCGTGCTGACACACTGTAATGCAGGCGCCCTTGCTACCGGTGGTTACGGAACTGCAACAGCACCCATCCTCATGGCCATTGAAGCGGGGAAAAAGGTCCATGTAATCGCTGATGAAACCAGGCCGGTCCTTCAGGGGGCAAGGCTTACAGCATGGGAACTGATGCAGGCAGGGGTACCGGTAACCTTGATTACGGACAACTCGGCCGGCGCCCTGATGAGAAGGGGAGATATCGACCTCTGTATTGTCGGCACTGACAGAACCGCAAGAAATGGTGATGTGGCAAACAAGATAGGGACATACTCTGTTGCGGTCCTCGCCCGTGAGAATAACATCCCCTTTTATGTTGCAGCCCCCCTGAGCAGCATTGATTTCGATATCCGGTCAGGTGATCTTATCCCCATAGAGGAAAGACCCGGTGAGGAGGTAACCTCTATAGGTGGTAAGAGGATTGCCCCTGAAGGTGTTGCGGTTATCAACATGGCCTTCGATGTAACACCTGCCCGTTATGTTACTGCGATCATAACCGAAAAAGGGGCCTTCAGGCCAAGATATATAAAAAAACTGAACCTGCCCGGACTGGATTTATCAGGCCTCCGGTTGAAACCGTGA